A stretch of the Azospirillum brasilense genome encodes the following:
- a CDS encoding glycine betaine ABC transporter substrate-binding protein, with the protein MRRTFLKMMALGVAAVIGSTALSSAGFAAEDKKPVRIGWTAWSDAEAVTKLAQRLIQERLDQPVELVLADIGLQYQGLAKGDLDFMMMSWLPTTHASYLDKVGKDIVPLGMLYTRARLGWAVPDYVPEDQVKTIADLAKPEIREKLKGKIQGIDPGSGLMQASEKALKDYGLDGYELVSASGAAMTAALGRAERREDWIAVTAWSPHWMFAKWKLRYLEDPKGSLGGLERVHVMARKNFYQEHPKVAEFLTRMYLPLEDLEKIMLEADATSYDKAIDTYIANNKQRVDYWVTGEMPAS; encoded by the coding sequence ATGAGACGCACGTTTCTGAAGATGATGGCCCTCGGCGTCGCCGCCGTGATCGGCAGCACCGCCCTGTCCTCCGCCGGTTTCGCCGCAGAGGACAAGAAGCCGGTCCGCATCGGCTGGACCGCCTGGTCCGACGCCGAGGCGGTGACCAAGCTCGCCCAGCGCCTCATCCAGGAACGGCTGGATCAGCCGGTCGAGCTGGTGCTGGCCGACATCGGCCTGCAGTATCAGGGGCTCGCCAAGGGCGACCTCGACTTCATGATGATGTCCTGGCTGCCGACCACCCACGCCTCCTACCTGGACAAGGTCGGCAAGGACATCGTGCCGCTGGGCATGCTCTACACCCGCGCCCGCCTGGGCTGGGCGGTGCCGGACTATGTGCCGGAGGATCAGGTGAAGACCATCGCCGACCTCGCCAAGCCGGAAATCCGTGAGAAGCTGAAGGGCAAGATCCAGGGCATCGACCCCGGTTCGGGCCTGATGCAGGCGTCGGAGAAGGCGCTGAAGGACTACGGCCTCGACGGCTACGAGCTGGTGTCGGCCAGCGGCGCCGCGATGACCGCCGCGCTCGGCCGCGCCGAGCGGCGCGAGGACTGGATCGCCGTCACCGCCTGGAGCCCGCACTGGATGTTCGCCAAGTGGAAGCTGCGCTACCTGGAGGACCCGAAGGGCTCGCTGGGCGGCCTGGAGCGCGTCCACGTCATGGCCCGCAAGAATTTCTACCAGGAGCACCCCAAGGTCGCCGAGTTCCTGACCCGGATGTACCTGCCGCTGGAGGATCTGGAGAAGATCATGCTCGAGGCCGACGCCACCTCCTATGACAAGGCGATCGACACCTACATCGCCAACAACAAGCAGCGCGTGGACTATTGGGTGACCGGCGAAATGCCGGCCTCCTAA
- a CDS encoding MdtB/MuxB family multidrug efflux RND transporter permease subunit: MNISHPFVVRPVATSLLMLAILLVGAVSYRFLPLSALPAVEYPTIQVQTFFPGASPEVMTSSVTAPLERQLGQMPGLVQMSSVSAAGASVITLQFGLELSIDIAEQEVQAAINAAGNLLPSDLPAPPIYAKVNPADAPILTLALTSKTLPLTQVQDLADSRFAQKLSQLPGVGLVSLSGGHRPAVRIRANVQALAAYGLNIDDLRSTINTANVNSPKGTIDGPTRNYTINANDQLRRADEYKDLVVAYRSGAPVRLSDVADVVDSAENTRLGAWMNDTPAILLNIQRQPGANVIEVVDRVKEMLPNLTAALPGSVDVAVLTDRTVTIRASVEDVQMEMMVAMGLVVLVIFLFLRNIPATIIPSLSVPLSLVGTFAVMYLAGFSLNNLSLMALTVATGFVVDDAIVMIENIARHVERGESPLQAALKGSKQIGFTIVSLTVSLIAVLIPLLFMGDVVGRLFREFAITLAVTILISAVVSLTLVPMLCAKLLRYREPREMSAIARRSEAWFDAVIAGYARTLRWVLDRQGATLLVAVGTLALTVVLYTAIPKGFFPAQDTGLIQGVTEATQSVSYAAMAERQRALAVEVLKDPDVVSLSSFIGVDGSNTTMNSGRLLINLKPKEQRTDPVADIIRRIRQNTAAVPGIELFMQPVQDLTIDATVSRTQYQFVLEDANPEELRAWAPRLIDRLAAVPEITDVTSNLQEKGLSASITIDRDTAARYGVTTAAIDNALYDSFGQRIVSTIFTQANQFRVILEADPDRMTVDQLLTSIHLPSAGGGQVPLAAFARMEVRNAPLQINHFGQFPAVTVSFNLAPGVSLGAAVKAIEAAEQELGLPASVLTRFQGAALAFQASLGNQLLLILAAIVTMYIVLGVLYESYIHPITILSTLPSAGVGALIALMLAGHDLDIIAIIGIILLIGIVKKNAIMMIDFALDAEREEGKPPREAIYQACLLRFRPILMTTMAALLGALPLMLGTGTGSELRQPMGVSIVGGLILSQLLTLYTTPVIYLAFDRLAARLRGRPGGQAEGAAR; the protein is encoded by the coding sequence ATGAACATCTCCCACCCCTTCGTCGTCCGTCCGGTCGCCACCTCGCTGCTGATGCTGGCGATCCTGCTGGTGGGGGCGGTGTCCTACCGCTTCCTGCCGCTGTCGGCGTTGCCGGCGGTGGAATACCCGACGATCCAGGTCCAGACCTTCTTCCCCGGCGCCAGCCCGGAGGTGATGACCTCCTCGGTCACCGCGCCGCTGGAACGCCAGCTCGGCCAGATGCCGGGGCTGGTGCAGATGTCCTCGGTCAGCGCCGCCGGGGCGTCGGTCATCACGCTGCAGTTCGGGCTGGAACTCAGCATCGACATCGCGGAGCAGGAGGTGCAGGCGGCCATCAACGCCGCCGGGAACCTGCTGCCGTCGGACCTGCCGGCCCCGCCGATCTACGCCAAGGTCAACCCGGCGGACGCGCCGATCCTGACGCTGGCCCTGACGTCGAAGACGTTGCCGCTGACCCAGGTGCAGGACCTCGCCGACAGCCGCTTCGCGCAGAAGCTGTCGCAGCTTCCCGGCGTCGGTCTGGTCAGCCTCAGCGGCGGGCACCGGCCGGCGGTGCGCATCCGCGCCAACGTCCAGGCGCTGGCCGCCTACGGGCTGAACATCGACGACCTGCGCAGCACCATCAACACGGCCAACGTCAACTCGCCCAAGGGCACCATCGACGGGCCGACCCGCAACTACACCATCAACGCCAACGACCAGCTCCGCCGGGCCGACGAGTACAAGGACCTCGTCGTCGCCTACCGCAGCGGCGCCCCGGTGCGCCTGTCCGACGTGGCCGACGTGGTGGACAGCGCCGAGAACACCCGGCTGGGCGCCTGGATGAACGACACGCCGGCCATCCTCCTGAACATCCAGCGCCAGCCCGGCGCCAACGTGATCGAGGTGGTGGACCGGGTGAAGGAGATGCTCCCCAACCTGACCGCCGCCCTGCCCGGCTCGGTCGACGTCGCCGTGCTGACCGACCGCACCGTGACCATCCGCGCCTCCGTCGAGGACGTGCAGATGGAGATGATGGTGGCCATGGGGCTGGTGGTGCTGGTCATCTTCCTGTTCCTGCGCAACATCCCGGCGACGATCATCCCCAGCCTGTCGGTGCCGCTGTCGCTGGTCGGCACCTTCGCGGTGATGTATCTGGCGGGCTTCAGCCTGAACAACCTGTCCTTGATGGCGCTGACCGTCGCGACGGGCTTCGTCGTCGACGACGCCATCGTGATGATCGAGAACATCGCCCGCCATGTGGAGCGCGGCGAATCCCCGCTCCAGGCCGCGCTGAAGGGGTCGAAGCAGATCGGCTTCACCATCGTGTCGCTGACCGTCTCGCTGATCGCGGTGCTGATCCCGCTGCTGTTCATGGGTGACGTGGTCGGCCGGCTGTTCCGCGAGTTCGCCATCACGCTGGCCGTCACCATCCTGATCTCCGCCGTCGTCTCCCTGACGCTGGTGCCGATGCTCTGCGCCAAGCTGCTGCGCTACCGCGAGCCGCGCGAGATGTCCGCCATCGCGCGGCGCAGCGAGGCGTGGTTCGACGCGGTGATCGCCGGCTACGCCCGCACGCTGCGCTGGGTGCTGGACCGCCAGGGGGCGACGCTGCTGGTCGCCGTGGGCACGCTGGCGCTGACGGTGGTGCTCTACACCGCCATCCCCAAGGGCTTCTTCCCGGCGCAGGACACCGGCCTGATCCAGGGCGTGACGGAGGCCACCCAGTCCGTCTCCTACGCGGCCATGGCGGAGCGGCAGCGGGCGCTGGCGGTGGAGGTGCTGAAGGACCCCGACGTGGTCAGCCTGTCCTCCTTCATCGGGGTGGACGGCAGCAACACCACCATGAACAGCGGGCGCCTCCTCATCAACCTGAAGCCGAAGGAGCAGCGGACGGATCCTGTGGCCGACATCATCCGCCGCATCCGCCAGAACACCGCCGCCGTCCCCGGAATTGAGCTGTTCATGCAGCCGGTGCAGGACCTGACCATTGACGCCACGGTCAGCCGCACCCAGTACCAGTTCGTGCTTGAGGACGCGAATCCCGAGGAGCTGCGCGCCTGGGCGCCGAGGCTGATCGACCGGCTGGCCGCGGTGCCGGAGATCACCGACGTCACCAGCAACCTTCAGGAGAAGGGGCTGTCGGCCTCCATCACCATCGACCGCGACACCGCCGCACGTTACGGCGTCACCACGGCGGCCATCGACAACGCGCTGTACGACTCCTTCGGCCAGCGCATCGTCTCGACCATCTTCACCCAGGCCAACCAGTTCCGCGTGATCCTGGAGGCCGACCCCGACCGCATGACGGTGGACCAGCTGCTGACCTCCATCCATCTGCCCTCGGCGGGCGGCGGGCAGGTGCCGCTGGCCGCCTTCGCCCGGATGGAGGTGCGCAACGCGCCGCTCCAGATCAACCATTTCGGGCAGTTTCCGGCGGTCACCGTCTCCTTCAACCTCGCGCCGGGGGTCTCGCTGGGCGCCGCGGTCAAGGCCATCGAGGCGGCGGAGCAGGAACTCGGCCTGCCGGCCAGCGTGCTGACCCGCTTCCAGGGCGCGGCGCTGGCCTTCCAGGCGTCGCTGGGCAACCAGCTGCTGCTGATCCTGGCCGCCATCGTCACGATGTACATCGTGCTGGGCGTCCTCTACGAGAGCTACATCCACCCGATCACGATCCTCTCCACCCTGCCCTCGGCCGGCGTGGGGGCGCTGATCGCGCTGATGCTGGCCGGGCATGACCTGGACATCATCGCCATCATCGGCATCATCCTGCTGATCGGCATCGTGAAGAAGAACGCGATCATGATGATCGACTTCGCGCTCGACGCCGAGCGGGAGGAGGGCAAGCCGCCGCGCGAGGCGATCTATCAGGCCTGCCTGCTGCGCTTCCGCCCGATCCTGATGACGACGATGGCGGCGCTGCTCGGCGCCCTGCCGCTGATGCTCGGCACCGGCACCGGGTCGGAGCTGCGCCAGCCGATGGGCGTGTCCATCGTCGGCGGGCTGATCCTCAGCCAGCTTCTCACCCTCTACACCACGCCGGTGATCTATCTGGCCTTCGACCGGCTGGCCGCGCGTCTGCGCGGGCGTCCCGGCGGGCAGGCGGAAGGGGCCGCGCGATGA
- a CDS encoding MdtA/MuxA family multidrug efflux RND transporter periplasmic adaptor subunit, with protein MDLDTPLKPPPAPGPDRSATAAPEARRDRTAPETQRTDAPRRRSILGRVLAWLVVLALIGGGVWWFAFRPAPEMAGRGGPGGFRPGMPTAAPVVTAKVEKGDMPIRLNGLGTVSSLATVTVRPQVGGQLTQVAFTEGQAVQKGDFLAEVDPRPFQLAVEQAEAQLLRDQALLKNARLDLERYRLLVKQDSIAKQQRDTQESLVQQYEGTVKADQVAVENAKLNLSYTRITAPVSGRAGLRLVDPGNYVTAGEAGGIVVITQVQPISVLFTLPEDNIPAIMARLRGGATLPVTAYDRTRDRVLATGTLTTVDNQIDVTTGTVKLRAQFDNADQSLFPNQFVNVQLLVDTLAGVPMVPVAAVQRGAPGTYVYVVNGEDSTASVRPVTLGASDGAKTVITQGVQPGETVVIQGADRLREGAKVAATDGSAPSAAPTPSSEGPRPQRRPQRNAS; from the coding sequence ATGGATTTGGACACGCCCCTGAAACCGCCGCCCGCGCCCGGGCCGGACCGTTCCGCCACGGCAGCGCCGGAGGCCCGCCGGGACCGGACGGCACCGGAGACCCAGCGGACCGACGCGCCCAGGCGCCGCTCGATCCTGGGCCGGGTGCTGGCGTGGCTGGTGGTGCTGGCGCTGATCGGCGGCGGGGTCTGGTGGTTCGCTTTCCGCCCGGCGCCGGAGATGGCAGGGCGCGGCGGCCCCGGCGGGTTCCGGCCCGGCATGCCGACCGCGGCACCGGTGGTGACCGCCAAGGTCGAGAAGGGCGACATGCCGATCCGGTTGAACGGGCTGGGCACCGTCTCGTCGCTCGCCACCGTCACGGTGCGCCCGCAGGTCGGCGGCCAGCTCACCCAGGTCGCCTTCACCGAGGGACAGGCCGTGCAGAAGGGCGACTTCCTGGCGGAGGTGGACCCGCGCCCCTTCCAGCTCGCCGTCGAGCAGGCCGAGGCCCAGCTTCTGCGCGATCAGGCGCTGCTGAAGAACGCCCGGCTGGACCTGGAGCGCTACCGCCTGCTGGTCAAGCAGGACTCCATCGCCAAGCAGCAGCGCGACACCCAGGAATCGCTGGTCCAGCAGTATGAGGGCACGGTGAAGGCCGATCAGGTGGCGGTGGAAAACGCCAAGCTGAACCTGTCCTACACCCGCATCACCGCCCCCGTTTCCGGCCGGGCCGGTCTGCGGCTGGTCGATCCCGGCAACTACGTCACGGCGGGCGAGGCGGGCGGCATCGTCGTCATCACCCAGGTGCAACCGATCTCCGTCCTGTTCACCCTGCCGGAGGACAACATCCCGGCGATCATGGCGCGGCTGCGCGGCGGGGCGACCCTGCCGGTGACCGCCTATGACCGGACGCGCGACCGCGTGCTGGCGACCGGGACGCTGACCACGGTGGACAACCAGATCGACGTGACCACCGGTACGGTGAAGCTGCGCGCCCAGTTCGACAACGCCGACCAGTCGCTGTTCCCCAACCAGTTCGTCAACGTCCAGCTTCTGGTGGACACGCTGGCCGGCGTCCCGATGGTGCCGGTGGCGGCGGTGCAGCGCGGGGCGCCCGGCACCTATGTCTATGTGGTGAACGGCGAGGACAGCACGGCCTCGGTCCGCCCGGTGACGCTGGGCGCCAGCGACGGGGCGAAGACCGTGATCACCCAGGGGGTGCAGCCCGGCGAGACGGTGGTGATCCAGGGCGCCGACCGGCTGCGCGAGGGCGCCAAGGTGGCGGCGACCGACGGCTCGGCCCCGTCGGCGGCTCCCACCCCGTCCAGCGAGGGGCCGCGCCCGCAGCGCCGCCCCCAGCGCAACGCGTCGTAA
- a CDS encoding MliC family protein has protein sequence MPARRNALRIFLVTASLAVGGGALAAEPSGPTFSCAGVETGSIEQTICADPALSALDRKLVGVYGAAAAKAVNERPPVLKAEQRGWIKGRNDCWKAADQRACVEEQYRLRIAELQARYRLVPAIGPVRFACDGHAAGELTATFFETDPPTMIAERGDAVSLMVGQPAASGARYQGRNESFWEHQGEARVTWGYGAPEMTCRKAP, from the coding sequence ATGCCCGCGCGTCGCAACGCATTGCGGATTTTCCTCGTGACGGCGTCATTGGCCGTCGGCGGCGGCGCCCTTGCCGCCGAACCCTCCGGGCCGACCTTCTCCTGCGCGGGGGTTGAGACGGGCAGCATCGAGCAAACGATCTGCGCCGACCCCGCCCTGTCGGCGCTCGACCGCAAGCTGGTCGGGGTCTATGGCGCGGCCGCGGCCAAGGCGGTGAACGAGCGTCCGCCGGTCCTGAAGGCGGAGCAGCGCGGCTGGATCAAGGGCCGGAACGACTGCTGGAAGGCCGCCGACCAGCGCGCCTGCGTCGAGGAGCAATACCGCCTGCGCATCGCCGAGCTTCAGGCCAGATACCGGCTGGTGCCCGCCATCGGTCCGGTCCGCTTCGCCTGCGATGGCCACGCGGCCGGCGAGCTGACCGCCACCTTCTTCGAGACCGACCCGCCGACGATGATCGCCGAGCGCGGCGACGCCGTCTCGCTGATGGTCGGCCAGCCGGCGGCGTCCGGCGCCCGCTACCAGGGCCGCAACGAGAGCTTCTGGGAGCATCAGGGCGAAGCGCGGGTGACCTGGGGCTACGGCGCTCCGGAGATGACCTGCCGGAAGGCGCCGTAG
- the proV gene encoding glycine betaine/L-proline ABC transporter ATP-binding protein ProV translates to MTAKIAVNGVTRIFGRHPRQALDLLKAGLSKEEIFKRTGQTVGVLDATFEVEAGEIFVIMGLSGSGKSTLVRMLNRLIDPTAGEIRIDGRDITKLSRAELTELRRRDLGMVFQSFALLPHLRVWENAAFGLEIAGESLKARRDKAQQALDAVGLGAYAESFPRELSGGMQQRVGLARALANEPSVLLMDEAFSALDPLIRTEMQDELLRLQAERQRTIVFISHDLDEAIRIGDRLAIMEGGQIIQVGRPDEILKQPANDYVRSFFRNIDVTKILTAGDIARRDQVTLIRHTGEGPRAAVRQLRERDREFGYVQDGRRRFHGVVSVETLVTAIERHNGSATLDEALLPGIEPLPVDLPMDEVLPRIASAPCPLPVVDGQGAYVGAISKTAYLETLGRTR, encoded by the coding sequence ATGACCGCGAAAATCGCCGTAAACGGCGTCACCCGGATTTTCGGGCGCCACCCACGTCAGGCGCTCGACCTGCTGAAGGCGGGTCTTTCCAAGGAAGAGATCTTCAAACGCACCGGCCAGACCGTCGGTGTCCTCGACGCCACATTCGAGGTCGAGGCCGGTGAAATCTTCGTCATCATGGGCCTGTCGGGCTCCGGCAAATCGACGCTGGTCCGCATGCTCAACCGGCTGATCGACCCGACCGCGGGCGAAATCCGGATCGACGGGCGGGACATCACCAAGCTGTCGCGCGCCGAGCTGACCGAGCTGCGGCGGCGCGACCTCGGCATGGTGTTCCAGTCCTTCGCCCTGCTGCCGCACCTGCGGGTGTGGGAGAACGCCGCCTTCGGGCTGGAGATCGCCGGGGAAAGCCTGAAGGCGCGGCGCGACAAGGCGCAGCAGGCGCTGGACGCGGTCGGCCTTGGCGCCTACGCGGAAAGCTTCCCGCGGGAGCTGTCGGGCGGCATGCAGCAGCGCGTCGGCTTGGCCCGCGCGCTCGCCAACGAGCCGTCCGTCCTGCTGATGGACGAGGCCTTCTCGGCCCTCGATCCGCTGATCCGGACGGAGATGCAGGACGAGCTGCTGCGCCTTCAGGCCGAACGGCAGCGCACCATCGTCTTCATCAGCCACGACCTGGACGAGGCGATCCGCATCGGCGACCGGCTGGCCATCATGGAAGGCGGCCAGATCATCCAGGTCGGGCGCCCGGACGAGATCCTGAAGCAGCCGGCCAACGATTACGTCCGCTCCTTCTTCCGCAACATCGACGTCACCAAGATTCTGACGGCGGGCGACATCGCCCGGCGCGATCAGGTGACTCTGATCCGCCACACCGGCGAAGGCCCGCGCGCCGCCGTCCGCCAGCTGCGCGAGCGCGACCGCGAATTCGGCTACGTCCAGGACGGCCGCCGCCGCTTCCACGGCGTGGTGTCGGTGGAGACGCTGGTCACCGCCATCGAGCGGCACAACGGCTCCGCCACGCTGGACGAAGCGCTGCTTCCGGGCATCGAGCCGCTTCCCGTCGACCTGCCGATGGACGAGGTGCTGCCGCGCATCGCGTCGGCCCCGTGCCCGCTGCCGGTGGTGGACGGGCAGGGCGCCTATGTCGGGGCGATCTCCAAGACCGCCTATCTGGAAACCCTTGGACGGACGCGCTGA
- a CDS encoding M3 family metallopeptidase — protein sequence MSNPFFETWTTPFGLPPFDRIQAEHFPPAFDHGMAENIAEIAAITGNPDAPTFANTIEAMERSGRFLNRVGGVFWNLNSSNTTDALETIARDYAPKFAQHSMRIALDPALFARVADLYERRDTLGLAPDQLRLLERQHLGFVRSGALLPPDAKARMTAITERLATLHTLFGQNVLHDEKDWQLVLEESDLAGLPDFARNAAAQAAKERGQEGKYVITLARSSVEPFLTFSARRDLRQVAYEAWIRRGEHEGEHDNRPLIREIVALRTEQAKLMGYASYADFKLDDSMAKDTSAVERLLLQVWGPAKEKAAAERAELQDCARAEGMNEPIAPWDWRYYAEKVRQAKYDIDEAEVKPYFVLENMVRAAFDTAGRLFGLTFTERPDLPVYHPDVRVYEVTEKDGRHVGIFLHDNFARSSKRSGAWMSSYRDQENFDGAVSPIIVNNNNFSKGEPTLLSFDDAETLFHEFGHFLHGCLSDVRYPSQSGTSVRRDFVELPSQIYEHWLAVPETLSTYARHHQTGEPIPQDLLRRLLAARNFNQGFGTVEYTAAALLDLEFHTRSDAADTDVAAFERSVLDKIGMPTEIAVRHRPTHFQHLFAGSGYAAGYYAYLWAEVLDADGFEAFLETGNPFDPDLAAKLKTIYSSGDTRDPMELYTAFRGREPRIEALLKHRGLTQSLGDA from the coding sequence ATGAGCAACCCGTTCTTCGAAACCTGGACCACGCCCTTCGGCCTGCCGCCCTTCGACCGCATCCAGGCCGAGCATTTTCCGCCCGCCTTCGACCATGGCATGGCGGAGAACATCGCGGAGATCGCGGCGATCACCGGAAACCCCGACGCCCCGACCTTCGCCAACACCATCGAGGCGATGGAGCGCAGCGGGCGCTTCCTGAACCGGGTCGGCGGCGTGTTCTGGAATTTGAACTCCAGCAACACCACCGACGCGCTGGAGACCATCGCCCGCGACTACGCGCCGAAATTCGCCCAGCATTCCATGCGGATCGCGCTGGACCCGGCGCTGTTCGCCCGCGTCGCCGACCTGTACGAGCGGCGCGACACGCTGGGCCTCGCCCCCGACCAGCTCCGCCTGCTGGAGCGCCAGCATCTGGGATTCGTGCGCAGCGGCGCGCTGCTGCCGCCGGACGCCAAGGCGCGGATGACCGCGATCACCGAGCGGCTGGCGACCCTGCACACGCTGTTCGGCCAGAACGTGCTGCACGACGAGAAGGACTGGCAGCTCGTCCTTGAGGAGAGCGATCTCGCCGGCCTGCCCGACTTCGCGCGCAACGCCGCCGCCCAGGCCGCCAAGGAGCGCGGGCAGGAGGGCAAGTACGTCATCACGCTGGCCCGCTCCTCGGTGGAGCCGTTCCTGACCTTCTCGGCCCGCCGCGACCTGCGGCAGGTGGCATACGAGGCCTGGATCCGCCGCGGCGAGCATGAGGGCGAGCACGACAACCGTCCGCTGATCCGGGAGATCGTCGCGCTGCGCACCGAACAGGCGAAGCTGATGGGCTACGCCAGCTACGCCGACTTCAAGCTGGACGACAGCATGGCGAAGGACACCTCCGCCGTCGAACGGCTGCTGCTTCAGGTCTGGGGGCCGGCCAAGGAGAAGGCCGCCGCCGAGCGCGCGGAGCTTCAGGACTGCGCCCGGGCGGAGGGCATGAACGAGCCGATCGCCCCCTGGGACTGGCGCTACTACGCGGAGAAGGTGCGGCAGGCCAAGTACGACATCGACGAGGCGGAGGTGAAGCCCTACTTCGTCCTGGAGAACATGGTGCGCGCGGCCTTCGACACCGCCGGGCGCCTGTTCGGGCTGACCTTCACCGAGCGGCCCGACCTGCCGGTCTACCACCCGGACGTCCGCGTCTACGAGGTGACGGAGAAGGACGGGCGCCATGTCGGCATTTTCCTGCACGACAATTTCGCCCGCTCGTCGAAGCGCTCCGGCGCCTGGATGAGCAGCTACCGCGACCAGGAGAATTTCGACGGGGCGGTGTCGCCGATCATCGTCAACAACAACAACTTCTCGAAGGGCGAGCCGACGCTCCTCAGCTTCGACGACGCCGAGACCCTGTTCCACGAATTCGGCCATTTCCTGCACGGCTGCCTCAGCGACGTGCGCTATCCGAGCCAGTCCGGCACCTCGGTCCGCCGTGACTTCGTGGAGCTGCCGTCGCAGATCTACGAGCACTGGCTGGCCGTTCCGGAAACGCTGTCCACCTACGCCCGCCATCACCAGACCGGGGAGCCGATCCCGCAGGACCTGCTGCGCCGCCTGCTCGCCGCCCGCAACTTCAACCAGGGCTTCGGCACGGTGGAATACACCGCGGCGGCGCTGCTCGACCTGGAGTTCCACACCCGCAGCGACGCCGCCGACACCGATGTCGCCGCCTTCGAGCGGTCGGTGCTGGACAAGATCGGGATGCCGACGGAAATCGCGGTGCGCCACCGCCCGACCCATTTCCAGCACCTGTTCGCCGGCAGCGGCTACGCCGCGGGCTATTACGCCTATCTGTGGGCGGAGGTGCTCGACGCCGACGGCTTCGAGGCGTTCCTGGAGACGGGCAACCCCTTCGACCCGGACCTTGCGGCGAAGCTGAAGACGATCTATTCGTCGGGCGACACCCGCGACCCGATGGAGCTGTACACCGCCTTCCGCGGACGCGAGCCGCGCATCGAGGCGCTTCTCAAGCACCGGGGCCTGACCCAGTCGCTCGGGGACGCCTGA
- a CDS encoding HutD/Ves family protein, with product MAVSLLDPARYRRMPWKNGGGTTTEIALQELPGEAGRFLWRVSIADVAEAGPFSAFTGYERLIAVVEGAGMRLTVDGVPATVTNRADAFRFSGDAAVDCALLDGPIRDFNLIFDRERADARLDILPADKVADIPAGGVALVHALDGEVILRTGDSVARVSPGWTARLDAAATLETGPGACAVLARVAVRG from the coding sequence ATGGCTGTTTCTCTTCTCGACCCCGCCCGCTACCGCCGCATGCCCTGGAAGAACGGCGGCGGGACGACCACCGAAATCGCCCTCCAGGAGCTGCCCGGCGAGGCCGGCCGCTTCCTCTGGCGGGTCAGCATCGCCGATGTGGCGGAGGCCGGTCCCTTCTCCGCCTTCACCGGCTACGAGCGGCTGATCGCCGTGGTCGAGGGCGCCGGCATGCGGCTGACCGTGGACGGCGTCCCGGCGACCGTGACCAACCGCGCCGACGCCTTCCGCTTCTCCGGCGACGCCGCGGTGGACTGCGCCCTGCTGGACGGGCCGATCCGCGACTTCAACCTGATCTTCGACCGCGAGCGGGCCGACGCCCGGCTCGACATTCTTCCGGCCGACAAGGTCGCGGACATTCCCGCCGGCGGCGTGGCGCTGGTCCACGCGCTGGACGGCGAGGTGATCCTGCGCACCGGCGACAGCGTGGCGCGGGTGTCGCCGGGCTGGACCGCCCGTCTGGACGCCGCCGCCACGCTGGAGACCGGGCCGGGCGCCTGCGCCGTCCTCGCCCGCGTCGCCGTGCGCGGGTAA
- a CDS encoding ABC transporter permease, translating to MEFKLPIGDWADAAVMFLLDHAQWLFDGIDLVVGAVADGVQAALTSLPGVALAAIVVLIGLWRNGWRFALFAAASLLVVAGLGMWHQTVDTLALVLTATAIALTIGVPLGIVAARNDRVETVVRPALDLMQTMPAFVYLIPAAMLFGLGRVPGIIATIIFAMPPVVRLTSLGIRQVPHELVEAGLAFGCTPRQLLFKVQMPTALPSIMAGINQTIMLSLSMVVIASMIGAGGVGNEVLRGIQRLDIGLGVEGGLAVVILAILLDRITQSFGTPDAGGRSPRSALRSLLNRRRAAQTKDDAHLSPTHGVTEAG from the coding sequence ATGGAGTTCAAGCTTCCCATCGGTGATTGGGCCGACGCCGCCGTGATGTTCCTCCTGGACCATGCGCAATGGCTGTTCGACGGCATCGACCTCGTGGTCGGCGCGGTCGCCGACGGCGTCCAGGCCGCCCTGACCTCGCTGCCCGGCGTGGCGCTGGCCGCCATCGTGGTGCTGATCGGGCTGTGGCGGAACGGCTGGCGCTTCGCGCTGTTCGCCGCGGCCTCGCTGCTGGTCGTCGCCGGGCTGGGCATGTGGCACCAGACGGTGGACACTCTGGCCCTGGTGCTGACGGCGACCGCCATCGCCCTGACCATCGGCGTTCCGCTGGGCATCGTCGCCGCGCGCAACGACCGGGTGGAAACGGTGGTGCGTCCGGCGCTCGACCTGATGCAGACCATGCCGGCCTTCGTCTACCTGATCCCGGCGGCCATGCTGTTCGGGCTGGGCCGCGTGCCGGGGATCATCGCGACGATCATCTTCGCCATGCCGCCGGTCGTCCGCCTGACCAGCCTGGGCATCCGGCAGGTCCCGCACGAGCTGGTCGAGGCCGGCCTCGCCTTCGGCTGCACGCCGCGCCAGCTCCTCTTCAAGGTGCAGATGCCGACGGCGCTGCCGTCGATCATGGCGGGCATCAACCAGACCATCATGTTGTCGCTGTCGATGGTCGTCATCGCCTCGATGATCGGGGCGGGCGGCGTCGGCAACGAGGTGCTGCGCGGCATCCAGCGGCTCGACATCGGCCTCGGCGTCGAGGGCGGTCTGGCCGTGGTGATCCTGGCGATCCTGCTCGACCGCATCACCCAGAGTTTCGGAACCCCGGACGCGGGGGGGCGCTCCCCCCGGTCCGCCCTGCGCTCCCTGCTGAACCGCCGCCGCGCGGCGCAGACGAAGGACGACGCGCACCTGTCTCCCACGCACGGAGTCACGGAAGCGGGATGA